Proteins from a genomic interval of Nostoc sp. TCL240-02:
- the radC gene encoding DNA repair protein RadC, with the protein MTYCLRIADLPTNERPRERLMTHGAKILATAELIAILLGTGQGPGKLSAVGLGQYILSELGKHQRDPLATLREVSPAELMQISGVGPAKATSILAAIELGKRAFQCRPNDGTLIDSPLAAAATLSQDLMWQTQERFAVVLLDVKNRLLGTQVITIGTATETLASPRDIFREVIRQGATRAIVAHNHPSGNLEPSQEDIELTHQLLAGAQLLGIPVLDHLILGNGNHQSLREITTLWDEHPQGD; encoded by the coding sequence ATGACCTATTGCCTCAGAATTGCCGACCTACCTACAAATGAGCGTCCGCGTGAGCGATTAATGACGCATGGAGCCAAAATTTTAGCCACAGCAGAGTTAATCGCAATTCTTCTAGGCACTGGTCAAGGCCCAGGAAAACTATCTGCTGTGGGTTTGGGACAATATATCTTGAGCGAACTAGGCAAACATCAACGCGATCCTTTGGCAACTCTCCGAGAAGTTAGCCCCGCAGAGTTAATGCAAATTTCTGGTGTTGGCCCGGCGAAAGCGACAAGTATCTTAGCAGCAATTGAATTAGGCAAACGCGCCTTTCAATGTCGGCCCAATGATGGCACATTGATTGATAGCCCACTTGCGGCTGCTGCTACCCTCAGTCAAGATTTGATGTGGCAGACACAAGAACGTTTTGCAGTGGTGTTATTAGATGTCAAGAATCGTTTATTGGGTACACAAGTAATTACCATTGGCACAGCAACCGAAACCTTAGCTTCTCCCCGTGATATTTTTCGGGAAGTTATTCGTCAAGGCGCAACGCGGGCAATAGTTGCCCACAACCATCCTTCTGGGAACCTTGAACCCAGCCAGGAAGATATAGAATTAACGCACCAGTTGTTAGCAGGAGCGCAGCTTTTGGGCATTCCGGTACTAGATCATCTGATTTTGGGTAATGGCAATCATCAGAGTTTACGGGAAATAACAACCTTGTGGGATGAACATCCGCAAGGGGATTAG
- a CDS encoding TrkA family potassium uptake protein: MYVLIGGAGLVGLSLAQKLVELGHTVAVIDIDPIACRYAREQVGAMAFEGSAVSTEVLLEAGIRKAGSLAAVLRSDALNLAMVTLAKHYGVTHILSRMRHPDFAEPLRIAGANHIVSTVELSVSTMVNAIEYPQVESMMHFEQGQIEVLKLAIPNNCYVAGRSVAEIAQDVRFPSGSLIIGYQSHPHEDLMIPNGSTILEPHSTVLIVTKPGSLHQVIDFIEQRC; the protein is encoded by the coding sequence ATGTACGTACTAATAGGTGGAGCAGGCTTAGTGGGCTTAAGTTTAGCCCAAAAACTAGTAGAGCTAGGACATACTGTTGCTGTAATTGATATTGACCCTATCGCTTGCCGTTATGCCCGTGAACAAGTAGGAGCAATGGCTTTTGAAGGCAGTGCTGTGAGTACAGAAGTATTGTTAGAAGCTGGGATTCGCAAAGCTGGTTCCTTGGCAGCTGTCTTAAGAAGTGATGCTTTAAACTTGGCAATGGTAACTCTTGCTAAACACTATGGTGTCACCCATATTTTGAGTCGGATGCGCCACCCCGATTTTGCCGAACCATTGCGGATAGCTGGAGCCAACCATATCGTCAGTACTGTTGAACTATCAGTTTCAACAATGGTGAATGCCATTGAGTATCCCCAAGTGGAATCAATGATGCATTTTGAGCAAGGACAGATTGAGGTTCTGAAACTTGCCATCCCAAACAATTGCTATGTTGCTGGTCGTAGTGTTGCCGAAATCGCTCAGGATGTCCGATTTCCCAGTGGTTCGCTAATTATTGGTTATCAATCCCATCCTCACGAAGATTTGATGATTCCTAACGGCAGTACAATACTGGAACCTCATTCAACAGTGTTGATTGTGACTAAACCAGGATCTTTACATCAAGTCATTGATTTTATTGAGCAAAGATGTTGA
- the infC gene encoding translation initiation factor IF-3, which produces MPVIEKKRTRDLPQINERIRFPKIRVIDTDGAQLGIMSPQEALQLAEEKELDLVLISDKADPPVCRIMDYGKYKFEQEKKAREARKKQHTADVKEVKMRYKIEEHDYNVRVKQAERFLKDGDKVKATVMFRGREIQHSDLAEDLLKRMATDLEPFGELQQAPKKEGRNMMMLISPKK; this is translated from the coding sequence ATGCCTGTGATTGAGAAGAAAAGAACTCGCGATCTGCCCCAAATTAACGAACGAATTCGCTTCCCGAAAATTCGGGTCATTGATACTGACGGTGCCCAATTGGGAATTATGTCCCCACAGGAAGCACTACAACTAGCAGAAGAGAAAGAGTTAGATTTGGTGCTTATAAGTGACAAAGCTGACCCGCCAGTTTGTCGGATTATGGACTACGGGAAATATAAGTTTGAGCAGGAGAAAAAGGCGCGGGAAGCCCGGAAAAAGCAGCACACGGCTGATGTCAAAGAAGTTAAGATGCGTTACAAAATAGAAGAACACGACTACAACGTGCGTGTTAAGCAAGCAGAGCGCTTTTTGAAAGATGGCGATAAAGTCAAAGCGACTGTGATGTTCCGGGGTCGAGAAATTCAACACAGCGACCTAGCAGAAGATTTGCTCAAGCGAATGGCAACGGATTTGGAGCCTTTTGGTGAGCTTCAACAAGCGCCTAAAAAAGAAGGGCGAAACATGATGATGCTTATCTCGCCCAAAAAATAA
- a CDS encoding DUF4385 domain-containing protein: MAFDYSLDFKNIDFRQHPELYRVGKGEQGVLLVEPYKSEILTYWRFKTPEIARESSEKIYEMFLDYLKQDDFIGADMARKFIQMGYTRSRRYANHKTGRKYKQNSETSGSKKEILPYEEDPVKAESAAIFKAKWIQAKTNEKYQELLAKHKQMYESTSPL, from the coding sequence ATGGCATTTGATTATTCTTTAGACTTTAAAAATATCGATTTTCGCCAACATCCTGAACTATATCGCGTTGGTAAGGGTGAACAGGGCGTACTTTTAGTAGAACCATACAAATCAGAAATTCTTACCTACTGGCGGTTCAAAACTCCTGAGATTGCTAGAGAATCAAGTGAAAAAATCTACGAAATGTTTCTTGATTATCTAAAACAAGATGATTTTATCGGCGCAGATATGGCACGAAAGTTTATCCAAATGGGTTATACTCGCTCTCGCCGTTATGCTAATCATAAAACAGGCAGAAAATATAAACAAAATTCGGAAACTTCAGGTTCGAAAAAAGAAATTCTTCCTTACGAAGAAGACCCTGTTAAAGCCGAGTCAGCAGCAATTTTTAAAGCCAAGTGGATACAAGCAAAGACAAATGAGAAATATCAAGAGCTTTTAGCCAAGCATAAACAGATGTATGAAAGCACCTCACCTTTGTAA
- a CDS encoding VOC family protein, translating to MLSSTPSVNSVLAPGNLRKVHHIALNVQDMQASRYFYGTILGLHELTGDEVPATLTELVALGKVANFITPDGTILDLFGEPKLSPPDPNPEKTFTRAYHLAFDIDPQLFDRAVTVIGENKIAIAYGPVTRPTGRGVYFYDPDGFMIEIRCDPEAS from the coding sequence ATGCTATCTAGCACTCCCTCTGTGAACAGTGTCCTTGCGCCAGGAAATTTGCGTAAAGTGCATCACATTGCCCTAAATGTCCAGGATATGCAAGCTTCCCGCTACTTTTATGGCACAATCTTGGGTTTACACGAACTTACAGGCGACGAAGTACCCGCAACTCTGACGGAACTTGTCGCATTAGGGAAAGTAGCCAACTTTATTACCCCAGATGGGACGATACTGGATTTATTTGGGGAACCAAAATTATCACCACCAGATCCTAATCCAGAGAAGACATTCACCAGAGCTTACCATTTGGCTTTTGACATCGATCCGCAGTTATTCGATCGCGCAGTGACAGTGATCGGAGAAAATAAAATAGCGATCGCATACGGCCCAGTCACTCGTCCTACTGGTAGAGGTGTGTATTTTTACGATCCAGATGGCTTTATGATTGAAATTCGTTGCGATCCAGAAGCTAGTTAA
- a CDS encoding Uma2 family endonuclease: MSQMLTAGVHWTIHDVELLPENEGTRYEIVDGELFVIRAPHFKHQQTCGKIFRQLDVWSESTGLGEASINPGVLFSESDNVIPDVVWATKETLAVMLDEGGHLTGAPDLVVEVLSASKEDLRRDKEAKLKLYSSRGVKEYWIADWRSPKLEVYRREQNQLKLVETLFNSDIIISPLLPGFSCTVNQFFPV, encoded by the coding sequence ATGAGCCAGATGCTAACGGCAGGAGTACACTGGACAATTCACGACGTGGAACTTTTACCAGAAAATGAGGGTACGCGCTACGAGATAGTTGATGGAGAATTATTTGTGATTAGAGCGCCTCACTTTAAACATCAGCAAACTTGTGGCAAGATTTTTCGACAACTTGATGTTTGGTCAGAGTCTACTGGTTTAGGAGAAGCTTCGATAAACCCCGGCGTTTTGTTTTCAGAATCAGATAATGTGATTCCTGATGTAGTTTGGGCTACAAAGGAAACCTTGGCGGTAATGTTGGATGAAGGAGGACATTTAACTGGCGCACCAGATTTAGTAGTCGAAGTTTTGTCTGCTAGCAAGGAAGACCTAAGAAGAGATAAGGAAGCTAAACTTAAACTTTATTCTTCCAGAGGAGTAAAAGAATATTGGATTGCTGATTGGCGTTCGCCTAAACTAGAGGTCTATCGACGCGAACAAAACCAACTTAAATTGGTAGAAACCTTGTTTAATAGTGATATTATAATTTCTCCTTTATTACCTGGTTTTAGCTGTACTGTAAACCAGTTTTTTCCTGTATAA
- a CDS encoding MFS transporter, which translates to MEKPIPTNALTKVQVLIMAIASGVCVANIYYNQPILKDIASSFRVGEGEVGSISVLSQVGYGFGLFFLIPLGDKINKKKLILSLLICLFCLLILMTFSQNIIEVWILSVAIGIATVSAQVILPLAASIDRVTTGKTVGYIFTGILIGVLGARVFSGYIAEWLNWRYVYGFSAVMVLMVTVLLNIYLPNVKNEFNGYYLELLNSTIQQFKRFSLLREASLIGGLLFGVFCSFWTTLTFHLSGAPFNFQSDTIGMYGFVAIAGALMAPVFGKLADRGNSQRSLTIAISLVIASLVIAKIASTSAIAIAVAVLLLDVGVQAIQVTNVARIYTLDAQSNSRINTVYITSYFIGGAVGTSIGLLCWNLGGWNLVTWQMLVFTILGFFIIVRPKKNYSKNK; encoded by the coding sequence ATGGAAAAACCAATACCAACTAACGCATTAACTAAAGTCCAGGTACTGATTATGGCGATCGCATCTGGTGTTTGTGTTGCCAACATTTATTATAATCAGCCAATCCTCAAAGATATTGCATCTTCTTTTCGAGTCGGTGAAGGCGAAGTGGGTAGCATATCTGTGCTTTCGCAAGTTGGTTACGGTTTTGGGCTTTTCTTTCTAATCCCATTGGGCGATAAAATAAACAAGAAAAAGTTAATTCTTTCCTTATTGATATGTTTGTTTTGTTTGTTGATACTCATGACGTTTTCACAAAACATCATCGAAGTTTGGATATTGAGTGTAGCGATTGGGATTGCGACAGTATCGGCTCAGGTTATTCTTCCCTTAGCAGCAAGTATAGATAGAGTAACTACAGGCAAAACTGTAGGCTACATTTTTACTGGTATATTAATTGGAGTTTTAGGAGCAAGGGTTTTTAGTGGATATATTGCTGAATGGTTGAATTGGCGTTATGTATATGGATTTTCGGCAGTAATGGTTTTAATGGTTACTGTCTTACTAAATATATATTTACCTAATGTCAAAAACGAATTTAACGGTTATTACTTGGAATTATTAAACTCAACAATTCAACAATTCAAACGCTTTTCTTTATTAAGAGAAGCGTCTTTAATTGGTGGGTTATTATTTGGTGTATTTTGCTCATTTTGGACAACGCTGACTTTCCATTTAAGCGGAGCGCCTTTCAATTTTCAATCTGACACAATTGGAATGTATGGCTTTGTGGCGATCGCAGGTGCATTGATGGCACCAGTTTTTGGTAAATTAGCCGATCGAGGTAACTCGCAACGTTCCTTGACTATTGCTATATCGCTTGTCATTGCAAGTTTAGTAATTGCTAAAATTGCTTCTACTTCAGCGATCGCGATCGCTGTTGCTGTATTGTTGCTAGATGTAGGTGTACAGGCAATTCAAGTCACCAATGTAGCGAGGATATATACTCTTGATGCTCAATCGAATAGCCGCATCAACACAGTTTACATTACTAGCTATTTTATTGGTGGTGCTGTAGGTACTAGCATTGGTCTATTATGCTGGAATCTTGGTGGCTGGAATTTGGTAACTTGGCAAATGTTAGTTTTTACTATACTTGGATTCTTTATTATAGTTAGACCTAAAAAAAACTACAGCAAAAACAAATAA
- a CDS encoding sodium:proton antiporter, whose translation MDVTELVKVSIILLLLATGVALLSRRLGIPYVTGLVLAGLPITELLSRPIGLNPILVLELFLPILLFEAGINTDVSRLRSTFKPIALLAGPGAVLSSAIIAVLLKFGLGLSWIPALFVGVMLANTDTVSMIAVFKEIPVPSRLSTIVEGETLFNDAAALVMFNLIVQVYSTGSLTFIEGIQQLLVISLGGCVVGLVLGYLSIPIFARLDDALSSLLLTVAVALGTFQVGQFLGVSGAVAVVVAGLIFGNLGLSQNTSASSRITLLSFWEYASFTVNTFIFLLIGVEIDLITLWRTLPAILFVVLAYQIGRVLTVYPLLAGIRLIDRPIPLRWQHLLFLGNIKGSLSMALALSLPTTLPGRDVLIALVFGSVLVSLVGQGLSLPWVVKRLKLSKFSEAQQQVEELQAQLMTGKAAQDELDSLLKSGVLPKAVYEEMRSAYQVRIAGAEKILRELYNRRSDDVDGKSNSSGKLDAIRRRLLLAEKGALNEAMRKRILSEEIVRGRIQNLDEQLLKLDDD comes from the coding sequence GTGGATGTTACCGAATTAGTCAAAGTTTCAATTATTCTCTTGCTCCTTGCTACAGGAGTAGCTTTGCTATCCCGGCGGTTGGGAATCCCTTATGTTACGGGTTTAGTATTAGCAGGTTTGCCCATCACTGAGCTATTATCTCGTCCGATTGGTTTAAATCCAATCCTTGTTTTGGAGCTTTTCCTACCAATTCTCCTCTTTGAAGCTGGTATTAATACAGATGTCAGCCGCCTACGCAGCACCTTTAAACCAATTGCTCTACTTGCTGGACCAGGGGCTGTGCTTTCTAGCGCGATTATTGCAGTACTGTTGAAATTTGGGCTGGGACTAAGTTGGATACCTGCTTTATTTGTCGGAGTAATGCTGGCAAACACTGATACAGTTTCAATGATTGCCGTCTTTAAGGAAATACCAGTACCCTCCCGGCTTTCCACCATCGTTGAAGGAGAAACCCTATTTAATGATGCTGCTGCCCTGGTTATGTTCAACCTAATTGTGCAAGTATATTCAACAGGTTCACTCACATTTATAGAGGGAATCCAACAACTGCTAGTTATCTCTCTAGGGGGCTGCGTTGTGGGGCTAGTCTTGGGCTACTTGAGTATACCTATATTCGCCCGTTTAGATGATGCTCTTAGCAGTCTTTTACTGACAGTTGCGGTTGCATTAGGAACTTTTCAGGTTGGGCAATTTCTCGGTGTATCAGGTGCTGTGGCTGTAGTTGTTGCGGGATTAATTTTCGGGAATTTAGGGCTTTCTCAGAATACTTCTGCTTCTAGTCGCATCACCTTGTTGAGTTTCTGGGAATATGCCAGTTTTACTGTCAACACCTTTATTTTTCTGCTAATTGGTGTAGAAATAGACCTGATAACGCTCTGGAGAACTTTACCTGCGATTCTATTTGTAGTTTTAGCTTATCAAATTGGGCGAGTTTTGACAGTTTATCCGTTGCTAGCAGGGATTCGTTTGATTGACCGTCCAATTCCGTTGCGCTGGCAACATTTACTGTTTTTAGGTAACATCAAAGGTTCGCTCTCGATGGCTCTGGCTTTGAGTTTACCTACAACACTACCAGGGCGAGATGTTCTCATCGCTTTAGTTTTTGGTAGTGTGCTGGTGTCATTAGTTGGACAGGGTTTAAGTTTGCCTTGGGTGGTAAAACGCTTAAAATTATCTAAATTTTCAGAAGCTCAACAACAGGTTGAAGAATTGCAAGCACAGTTGATGACGGGTAAGGCAGCACAAGATGAATTAGATAGCCTGTTGAAATCAGGGGTATTACCAAAAGCTGTTTATGAAGAGATGCGTTCAGCTTATCAAGTGCGAATTGCTGGTGCAGAAAAGATACTGCGGGAACTTTATAATCGTCGTTCTGATGATGTGGACGGCAAAAGTAACAGCAGTGGTAAACTTGATGCCATTCGCCGCCGTTTATTGCTGGCAGAAAAAGGAGCGCTTAATGAGGCGATGCGGAAGCGAATTCTCTCAGAAGAAATTGTGCGTGGACGGATACAAAATCTTGATGAACAATTACTGAAGTTAGATGATGATTAA
- a CDS encoding MFS transporter codes for MELKNHWFAVNKVVLPRLLQWVNLRPEESERTQLMFIFYTTVCVGLRWAEDSTVALFLDEYGTHLLPWMYIASAVMSAALVFLYSWLQRIFPLRRVIVAIAPCMLMPLLLLVLLRWGSHVSYLVVISAFLLRLWVDALYVVNDLNTSIVANQIFNIREIKRTYPLVSSGLLVADVISGFSLPWLVQYTSLNKIIFIACFVILLGSAILFYLTNHYRAAFPETPQRLVPEEQASRERFIKSPLKRYVWQLFAFVGLLQVIGLLIDFQYLRELQSNLGDRELASFLGLFGGMLGLCELLLQWFISSRLIERMGVFFTATLLPITVGFSLPGVLVFFHLIPAIQSQSFFWGLIIVKFCDELLRYTFVMSSGPILYQPIPESIRSRMQTLSGGTAEAIATGLTGALIFATLLFCSRFVPVSLQKWVLVAETMLIASTCLTVVWELRSRYVELLVLSVARGQLSATNVGLRFFKQGVVKALGEKGSEADKRSCIELLAQIDSQGAAEVLAPLLVKLTPDLQRQSLEVMLTAGANLAYLSAIRPLLEQPQETNPEVFALALRYVWLAEPNPNLSILEEYLNPRQNSLIRATAAALVLRQGTPMQKVAATQTMRRMLTHKKERERVNGVRALREAVYLQALRIHIPNLLQDESLRVRCAVLEMIAATHLEEYYSALIAALYYKSTRTTAMSSLVRLENEAIEMLLRLATNIYKPEVVRMYAWRTIAQIGTQEALETLWENLETSWGITRDHILRSLLKIHKQPGIRGLVDRFYQSRVENLIEQELKFLGEIYGAYIDLKILDEKENHQSSERIVIVSELLQRALLELELDVKERLLLLLRLLYSPEKMQAAAFNLRSLSVVNLARGLEILEHTVTLPSKSLLLNILDNRPQSEKLQHLVEAKIVEYENMLVSDRLHRLLMLGNFLSDWCLACCFHFAQVTRIRLTSSEILVSLRHPTGFVREAAIAYLNMVSHRVLLQILPQLQKDPHPLVAAQVKELLEKHNFKNSQISTINE; via the coding sequence ATGGAACTGAAAAATCACTGGTTTGCTGTAAATAAAGTTGTTTTACCACGACTACTACAGTGGGTGAATCTCCGGCCAGAGGAGAGTGAACGAACTCAGCTAATGTTTATTTTTTACACAACTGTATGTGTAGGATTGCGGTGGGCAGAGGACAGTACGGTGGCGCTGTTTTTGGATGAATATGGGACTCATTTATTGCCGTGGATGTATATTGCCAGTGCCGTTATGAGCGCAGCACTGGTTTTTTTATACTCTTGGCTGCAAAGAATTTTTCCCTTACGCCGGGTAATTGTAGCGATCGCACCTTGCATGTTGATGCCATTACTTCTATTAGTTTTATTACGTTGGGGATCTCATGTTTCTTACCTGGTAGTTATTTCGGCCTTTCTGCTGCGGCTATGGGTAGATGCCCTTTATGTAGTCAACGATCTCAACACCTCCATCGTCGCTAACCAAATATTTAACATTCGCGAGATTAAGCGGACTTACCCACTGGTGAGTAGTGGACTTTTGGTAGCAGATGTGATTAGTGGCTTTAGTTTGCCTTGGCTAGTGCAATACACCTCGCTGAATAAGATCATCTTCATCGCCTGTTTTGTGATTTTATTAGGATCGGCGATTTTATTCTATTTAACTAATCACTATCGAGCAGCTTTTCCTGAAACCCCACAAAGACTAGTTCCTGAAGAACAAGCTTCACGAGAGCGCTTTATTAAAAGTCCGCTGAAGCGGTATGTTTGGCAATTGTTTGCTTTTGTCGGTCTGTTGCAAGTCATTGGGTTGTTAATAGATTTTCAATATCTGCGCGAACTCCAGTCCAATTTGGGCGACCGAGAACTCGCCAGTTTCTTGGGTCTTTTTGGTGGGATGTTGGGACTGTGTGAGTTGTTATTGCAGTGGTTTATTTCTAGCCGACTCATTGAACGGATGGGGGTATTTTTCACCGCGACACTTTTACCAATTACAGTAGGCTTTTCACTACCAGGAGTGCTGGTATTTTTCCATTTAATTCCAGCCATACAATCGCAAAGCTTTTTCTGGGGTCTGATAATTGTCAAATTTTGCGATGAACTTCTGCGCTATACCTTTGTCATGAGTAGCGGTCCCATCCTCTACCAACCGATTCCCGAGTCAATTCGCAGCCGGATGCAGACTTTATCTGGCGGAACAGCCGAAGCGATCGCTACAGGTTTGACAGGAGCGCTAATTTTTGCAACTCTATTATTTTGTAGCCGCTTTGTTCCCGTATCCCTGCAAAAGTGGGTGTTGGTGGCAGAAACAATGCTAATAGCTAGCACCTGTTTAACAGTAGTTTGGGAATTGCGATCGCGCTACGTTGAACTGTTAGTCTTGAGTGTGGCACGGGGCCAGTTGAGTGCAACCAATGTCGGCTTACGATTCTTTAAGCAAGGTGTAGTCAAAGCCTTGGGAGAAAAAGGCAGCGAGGCAGATAAACGCTCTTGTATTGAACTTTTAGCCCAAATTGACTCTCAAGGAGCTGCGGAAGTTTTAGCACCCCTGTTAGTTAAGTTAACCCCAGATTTGCAGCGTCAAAGTTTGGAAGTGATGCTGACAGCAGGTGCAAATCTCGCTTATCTATCCGCCATTCGTCCTTTGTTAGAACAACCCCAAGAAACTAACCCCGAAGTTTTCGCCCTAGCGCTACGCTACGTTTGGCTAGCTGAACCAAATCCCAATTTAAGCATCCTAGAAGAATATCTTAACCCCCGCCAAAACTCACTCATCCGCGCTACCGCAGCCGCTTTAGTCTTACGTCAGGGAACGCCGATGCAAAAGGTAGCAGCTACCCAAACTATGCGGCGGATGTTGACTCATAAGAAAGAACGGGAACGGGTGAATGGAGTTAGAGCGCTTAGAGAAGCAGTTTATTTACAAGCGCTACGGATTCACATTCCGAATTTATTACAAGATGAATCGTTACGGGTGCGCTGTGCCGTATTGGAAATGATTGCAGCAACCCATTTAGAGGAATACTATTCGGCGCTGATTGCAGCACTTTATTACAAATCAACCCGCACTACAGCAATGTCATCCCTAGTGCGACTGGAAAATGAAGCGATAGAGATGCTGTTGCGGTTAGCTACCAATATTTATAAACCAGAAGTAGTGCGGATGTACGCTTGGCGTACCATTGCTCAAATTGGCACTCAGGAAGCATTAGAGACTTTATGGGAAAACTTGGAGACATCCTGGGGTATAACTAGGGATCATATTCTTCGGAGCTTACTAAAAATACATAAACAACCAGGAATTAGAGGTTTAGTAGATCGGTTTTATCAAAGTCGGGTAGAAAATTTAATTGAGCAGGAATTAAAGTTTTTAGGTGAGATTTATGGTGCATATATAGACTTGAAAATATTAGATGAAAAAGAAAATCATCAATCAAGTGAGAGGATTGTGATTGTCTCTGAGCTACTGCAACGCGCCCTTTTAGAATTGGAATTGGATGTCAAAGAGCGGCTGCTACTGTTGCTCAGACTGCTTTACTCACCAGAAAAGATGCAGGCAGCAGCATTTAATCTGCGATCGCTCTCAGTGGTAAACTTAGCAAGGGGTTTAGAAATCTTAGAGCATACCGTAACTTTGCCTTCTAAGTCTCTGTTACTGAATATTTTAGATAACCGACCGCAGTCAGAAAAATTACAACATCTTGTAGAAGCCAAGATCGTAGAATATGAGAACATGCTAGTTAGCGATCGCCTCCACAGATTGCTGATGTTAGGTAACTTCCTTTCTGATTGGTGTCTAGCTTGTTGTTTCCATTTTGCTCAAGTGACTCGCATTAGACTTACCAGTTCCGAGATTTTAGTGAGTTTGCGTCATCCAACAGGTTTTGTTAGAGAAGCTGCGATCGCATATCTAAATATGGTTTCACATCGTGTCCTCCTGCAAATCTTACCCCAGTTACAAAAAGATCCACATCCTTTGGTGGCCGCTCAAGTTAAAGAGTTACTCGAAAAACACAACTTTAAAAATTCACAAATCTCGACAATTAATGAATAG
- a CDS encoding DUF3124 domain-containing protein, translating to MKPYLYILAIAVIFLASCQSTNIPPKSQPDAIQATPVQKVVTLDKNFKIASGQTVYVPVYSHIYHHNKQEIFELAVTLSVRNTDLTNPIVITAVRYYNSEGKLVKEYLEQPIQLDALASTDFFINRNDTSGGLGANFIVEWVAQTEISEPIVEAVMIGTDFQQGISFISPGRVIKNQNNDKRSPS from the coding sequence ATGAAACCGTATCTATATATTTTAGCGATCGCTGTTATTTTTCTTGCATCTTGTCAATCAACAAATATTCCACCCAAGTCACAACCCGATGCAATTCAAGCAACCCCAGTTCAAAAAGTAGTGACGCTAGATAAAAATTTTAAGATAGCAAGCGGTCAAACTGTTTATGTCCCTGTCTATTCCCATATCTATCATCACAATAAGCAGGAGATTTTCGAGTTAGCCGTTACGCTCAGTGTTCGGAATACAGATTTGACTAATCCGATCGTTATTACTGCTGTACGCTACTATAACTCAGAGGGGAAATTAGTTAAAGAGTATTTGGAGCAACCTATTCAACTTGATGCCCTAGCTTCTACAGATTTTTTTATAAATAGAAATGACACCAGTGGAGGTTTAGGCGCAAACTTTATTGTTGAGTGGGTAGCTCAAACCGAAATATCCGAACCTATAGTGGAGGCAGTCATGATTGGTACTGACTTTCAACAAGGAATTTCTTTTATCAGTCCTGGTAGGGTGATTAAAAATCAAAATAATGATAAGCGATCGCCTTCGTAA